A portion of the Rubeoparvulum massiliense genome contains these proteins:
- a CDS encoding DapH/DapD/GlmU-related protein: MIHPNVRIPASASIGHGVIIEEGVQLGENIQIGHYSILHAHTIIGSGVRVGHHSILGVKPHHSPLIREVDQQISPLRIGSNSTIGHHVTLYAGSTMGQQLLIADHVHIREQVEIGDKTVIGRGVMIELNSRIGKQCTVQTLCYITGDTILEDHVFLGPAVAMANDKYMKTVAIAMTGPYLEQSVRIGSHATLLPGVRIGARSMVGAGAVVTRNIPADTVVMGNPARERGM, encoded by the coding sequence ATGATTCATCCTAACGTAAGGATTCCAGCCTCTGCATCCATTGGTCATGGGGTTATCATTGAGGAAGGTGTACAGCTTGGAGAGAATATTCAAATCGGTCACTATTCCATCTTACATGCACACACCATCATTGGGTCAGGTGTTCGTGTAGGACACCATTCCATCCTTGGTGTTAAACCTCACCACTCCCCACTCATTCGTGAAGTGGACCAGCAGATCTCTCCGTTACGAATCGGATCCAACAGTACGATCGGTCATCATGTCACGCTGTATGCCGGAAGTACAATGGGTCAGCAGCTTCTCATTGCCGACCACGTCCATATTCGAGAGCAGGTGGAGATTGGTGATAAGACGGTGATTGGTCGGGGGGTCATGATCGAATTGAATAGTCGAATCGGCAAACAATGCACAGTTCAGACCCTCTGCTATATTACCGGTGACACCATTCTGGAGGATCATGTGTTTCTAGGACCTGCCGTCGCCATGGCCAATGATAAATATATGAAAACTGTTGCTATTGCCATGACAGGACCTTACCTCGAACAGAGTGTTCGCATCGGGAGCCACGCAACCCTTTTACCAGGCGTACGGATCGGAGCACGGTCTATGGTGGGCGCAGGAGCAGTCGTGACCCGTAATATACCTGCTGATACTGTAGTTATGGGCAATCCTGCACGAGAGAGGGGAATGTGA
- a CDS encoding YheC/YheD family protein, translated as MWKVIGIIFHQRKIALLRKGLEPYEYLPFYTRLARHYGCDLFFYSWQELLLDRSLKQGYYYNWQKARWQYGAIPVPKVNLFRAKLPSRQERARQFLPYHQASDVQFLNLPWEMNKATISKVLAANPRLQPYLPWTQPLTLTNLQTGLNQYGQILVKPIFGSKGSGIRLIEQRGQGVWQADHMRSKGRIAPTLRWSIIGELTDWISSIGRPERFLIQQFLPLTRYAGSPLDLRISVQKGREETWAITGKVLRVAAAQDFVTNVARGGKVLSFSAIASRLTSEQIEQLEWLSYEVAQTIADWSPGVMDLGLDLALDEEGKLWFIEANFCDQRYAYREVGDITTWYTTYAYPIGYAYSKLEAYIK; from the coding sequence ATGTGGAAAGTAATCGGTATTATTTTTCACCAGCGCAAAATTGCACTGCTTCGAAAGGGACTTGAGCCGTATGAATACCTGCCTTTTTACACGAGATTAGCTCGTCACTATGGTTGTGATCTTTTCTTCTACTCTTGGCAGGAGCTCCTGTTAGATCGCAGCTTAAAGCAGGGGTATTATTATAACTGGCAAAAGGCAAGGTGGCAATATGGAGCCATTCCTGTACCGAAGGTGAATCTCTTTCGTGCAAAGCTACCTTCACGCCAAGAACGTGCCCGTCAATTTCTTCCTTATCACCAAGCTTCAGATGTGCAATTTCTAAATTTACCTTGGGAGATGAATAAAGCGACTATTTCTAAAGTGTTGGCTGCCAATCCCCGGCTCCAACCGTATCTTCCATGGACGCAACCGCTCACCTTGACCAATCTTCAAACTGGCTTGAACCAGTATGGACAGATCCTGGTAAAGCCCATATTTGGCTCAAAGGGATCAGGAATTCGTCTAATTGAACAACGAGGTCAAGGGGTGTGGCAGGCGGATCACATGAGAAGCAAAGGAAGAATAGCTCCGACATTACGCTGGTCCATCATTGGAGAGCTGACGGATTGGATTAGCAGCATAGGTAGACCTGAACGCTTTCTGATCCAGCAATTTCTTCCATTAACCCGTTATGCTGGCTCCCCATTGGATCTACGTATCTCGGTTCAGAAGGGGAGAGAGGAGACTTGGGCGATCACAGGCAAGGTGCTTCGCGTCGCAGCAGCCCAGGATTTTGTCACTAATGTGGCAAGGGGTGGGAAGGTTCTATCCTTTTCAGCCATCGCTTCCCGATTAACCAGTGAGCAGATAGAGCAATTGGAGTGGCTCTCCTATGAAGTGGCTCAAACCATTGCAGATTGGTCACCAGGGGTCATGGATCTCGGTCTTGATCTAGCCCTTGATGAAGAAGGTAAGCTCTGGTTTATTGAAGCGAACTTTTGTGATCAGCGCTATGCCTATCGAGAGGTAGGCGATATCACCACCTGGTATACCACCTACGCCTATCC
- a CDS encoding glycosyltransferase family 4 protein yields MPPQLCFITPGTFAIPSPIYSSVESSLLQLTPLLSKHYDLHIIGRKRPGIPSQYGHFGTKIYNLPGNNLRLYVKHCVDWCEKNPYSIIQIENRPTYVPAFKQRLPSTPIILSLHSITFLQGKRRRLTAIYQGLEMADAILVNSDFLRQYLLRFARHEREAKRWEQKIQVRYFGIDLQSFLPLETPSVHQIRQHIRSQYGLEDLPVLLFCGRIQYYKGLHLLLQAAHRLEELGYRFALLIVGGSHYGRNLNTSYVQQVRTLRQQLKQPSFFIPFIPHQQVPHYYQLADLLIVPSIGPEAFGLVNLEGMATSLPIVTFQRGGIPEVVQHQRTGLLLPGISPVDELVKGIQTLLDQPNLARQLGLAGRKMVEEKFSWEHRAASLVPFYQQFLHSLEKG; encoded by the coding sequence ATGCCACCTCAGCTTTGTTTTATTACCCCAGGGACTTTCGCCATTCCATCTCCTATCTATTCATCGGTTGAATCCTCCCTCTTACAGTTAACTCCTCTCCTTTCCAAGCACTATGACCTTCATATTATCGGACGGAAACGCCCTGGCATCCCCAGCCAATATGGACATTTCGGAACGAAAATCTATAACCTCCCTGGAAACAATCTACGCCTCTATGTAAAGCACTGTGTAGATTGGTGTGAAAAGAATCCGTATTCAATCATTCAGATTGAGAATCGTCCTACCTATGTACCTGCGTTTAAACAAAGACTCCCCTCCACTCCCATCATTCTCTCCCTCCACTCCATTACTTTTTTACAGGGGAAGCGCCGACGGCTGACTGCGATTTACCAAGGCTTAGAAATGGCTGATGCCATCCTAGTCAACAGTGATTTCCTCCGCCAATATCTTTTACGATTTGCCCGCCACGAGAGAGAGGCTAAACGCTGGGAGCAAAAGATTCAAGTTCGCTATTTTGGCATCGATCTGCAAAGCTTCCTCCCTCTAGAAACGCCCTCTGTCCACCAAATTCGGCAGCACATCCGTTCACAATATGGATTAGAGGATCTTCCTGTCCTCCTCTTCTGTGGAAGAATTCAATATTATAAGGGGCTGCATCTCCTACTGCAAGCAGCGCATCGCTTAGAGGAGCTGGGCTATCGCTTTGCTTTACTCATCGTTGGGGGAAGTCATTACGGTCGTAATCTGAACACCTCCTACGTCCAGCAGGTTCGAACACTACGGCAACAGCTAAAACAGCCTAGCTTCTTTATCCCCTTCATCCCTCACCAGCAGGTTCCTCATTATTATCAGCTAGCTGATCTACTTATCGTCCCTTCCATTGGTCCGGAAGCGTTCGGTCTTGTCAATTTAGAAGGTATGGCTACCAGCCTGCCCATTGTCACCTTTCAACGAGGTGGAATTCCTGAGGTGGTACAGCATCAGCGAACTGGGCTTTTATTGCCTGGTATCTCCCCTGTGGATGAATTGGTGAAAGGAATTCAAACCCTACTGGATCAGCCTAACCTTGCACGTCAGTTGGGATTAGCAGGAAGGAAGATGGTTGAAGAAAAATTTTCATGGGAGCATCGTGCCGCCTCACTGGTACCGTTTTATCAGCAATTTCTACATTCCTTAGAGAAAGGGTGA
- a CDS encoding Gfo/Idh/MocA family protein, with protein MTFRIGVAGVGVMGEHHCRTLCSLKKVSEVYLFDLDQQRVHQVGQRYPVTIAKTYAELLDLSDGVVIATPANTHALLVQQAIQKRRHVFVEKPFVPSVQEARQVLQLLQAIAQPLVVKVGFIEQYNPAIQQLQAMVDIPKIEAFFAQRLGAPPRKIEADVVMDVMIHDLDILLQLQRGPITSIDAVGHRVNDIIEEAFVLIAFAEGCRASLWASRRSAYKVRQLQINEGNRTFLIDYAKRTLKLFHCPQHFSRTYTLDNVEEKVGLSYGDPLFNELNQFMEAMEQPTASWAEVEDTIRVIQLVEEIRNKIS; from the coding sequence ATGACCTTTCGCATTGGCGTTGCAGGGGTGGGGGTGATGGGGGAGCATCATTGTCGTACCCTTTGTTCGTTAAAAAAAGTGAGTGAGGTTTACCTCTTCGATTTAGATCAACAACGTGTGCACCAGGTGGGGCAGCGTTACCCTGTCACCATTGCCAAAACCTATGCTGAACTGCTGGACCTTTCCGATGGCGTTGTGATAGCTACTCCAGCTAATACCCATGCTCTTCTTGTACAACAAGCGATTCAGAAAAGACGACATGTATTTGTGGAGAAGCCTTTTGTCCCATCTGTGCAGGAGGCACGTCAGGTCCTTCAGCTACTACAAGCCATTGCTCAGCCCCTGGTGGTCAAGGTCGGCTTTATTGAGCAGTATAATCCGGCCATTCAACAGCTCCAAGCTATGGTAGATATTCCGAAAATAGAAGCCTTCTTTGCTCAACGCTTAGGTGCGCCGCCACGGAAGATTGAAGCGGATGTGGTCATGGACGTGATGATTCATGACCTTGATATCCTTCTCCAATTGCAGCGAGGACCCATCACTTCCATCGATGCAGTGGGACACAGAGTGAATGATATCATTGAGGAAGCCTTCGTATTAATCGCTTTTGCAGAGGGCTGTCGCGCCTCGCTTTGGGCTAGTCGTCGCTCCGCCTACAAGGTACGACAGTTACAGATCAATGAAGGGAATCGAACATTTCTTATCGATTATGCGAAGCGGACATTGAAGCTCTTCCACTGTCCCCAGCACTTCTCACGTACCTATACCTTGGATAATGTTGAGGAAAAGGTCGGCTTATCCTACGGGGATCCACTATTCAATGAATTGAATCAGTTTATGGAGGCCATGGAACAACCTACTGCAAGCTGGGCAGAGGTGGAGGATACTATCCGTGTCATCCAATTAGTCGAGGAGATTCGTAATAAAATCAGCTAG
- a CDS encoding GT-D fold domain-containing protein: protein MPQFSNGTLFFPQRWLRHGQHLLCLFTLDNLDFREVVERLFLVFPLPAHASPYTIQVSVVEESWNLRPFVQIRKKPPRRTPMTTIPIKPMQRKAFLDVTSQLSQWETGTHHGYYVRYGLPGKRPLLPPQLAIHVKGAEIMDSRGSQQGATSPKPSITAVNWERIERGIFSRSEEELLLSEALYRGGEALVEQRLPVNQVLHLHSVAEIIEAGIQQLHSELIPLVSTENVKQLIQQALDQGSGYSLIRLGDGEMLTLCQGTIFSPAEVEMIGGHFLPYSGITIGDEAHRNKLLNSILQANLIGIPVSRLPHFQGLFRQIWQHHQLPLRELTLTSSLINYKLDEVNFVFHLLKHYRVLLVGNVMQQLYQRLHLEGFYNVVGAVPVRGMNDIPHVMERMQHYHYDIAFVSAGVAAAVLCPLIAQQGKVAIDFGHMANQLCKRKPLFPQHA, encoded by the coding sequence ATGCCACAATTCTCCAATGGAACACTCTTCTTCCCCCAGCGCTGGCTACGCCATGGTCAGCATCTCTTATGTCTCTTTACACTGGACAACCTAGATTTTAGAGAGGTGGTGGAACGACTCTTTCTTGTGTTCCCACTCCCTGCTCATGCATCTCCTTATACGATTCAAGTAAGTGTAGTGGAAGAGAGCTGGAATCTCCGTCCCTTCGTACAGATCCGGAAGAAGCCACCGCGCCGTACCCCCATGACTACCATTCCCATCAAACCCATGCAGCGCAAAGCCTTCCTCGATGTAACCTCCCAGCTTTCCCAATGGGAAACGGGAACCCATCATGGTTACTATGTAAGGTATGGCTTGCCAGGCAAGCGTCCACTTCTGCCACCACAGCTTGCGATCCATGTAAAGGGAGCCGAAATCATGGATTCGCGGGGATCGCAGCAGGGAGCAACCTCCCCCAAGCCTTCCATCACAGCAGTGAATTGGGAGCGTATAGAACGTGGAATCTTCAGTCGTTCTGAAGAAGAGCTTCTGCTCTCAGAAGCCCTCTACCGAGGTGGGGAAGCACTTGTTGAGCAGCGCCTTCCTGTTAACCAAGTCCTTCACTTGCACTCTGTCGCTGAGATCATTGAAGCAGGCATTCAACAGCTCCATTCGGAACTGATTCCATTAGTATCCACAGAAAATGTAAAACAGCTTATTCAGCAAGCCCTTGATCAGGGGAGTGGCTATTCCTTGATTCGTCTCGGTGATGGTGAAATGCTTACATTATGCCAAGGTACTATTTTTTCACCTGCTGAGGTAGAGATGATCGGCGGTCATTTTCTCCCCTACTCTGGAATTACCATCGGTGATGAAGCGCATCGGAATAAACTACTCAATTCCATTCTGCAGGCAAATCTCATCGGAATTCCTGTTAGCCGACTTCCCCATTTTCAAGGTCTATTTCGACAGATCTGGCAGCACCATCAATTACCATTGCGGGAGCTTACACTCACATCCTCCCTGATCAATTATAAATTAGACGAAGTCAACTTCGTTTTCCACCTTCTGAAGCACTACCGTGTTCTCTTAGTGGGTAATGTGATGCAACAACTCTATCAACGCTTACATCTGGAGGGCTTTTACAATGTGGTGGGAGCGGTGCCTGTTCGTGGCATGAATGATATACCACATGTAATGGAGCGTATGCAGCATTATCATTATGATATCGCCTTCGTCTCAGCAGGAGTGGCTGCTGCTGTCCTCTGTCCTTTAATTGCTCAACAAGGAAAGGTTGCCATTGATTTTGGCCATATGGCTAATCAATTATGTAAGCGTAAACCTTTATTTCCTCAACATGCATAG